Proteins encoded in a region of the Flavobacteriaceae bacterium HL-DH10 genome:
- a CDS encoding altronate dehydratase family protein, which translates to MQNKIIKVNATDNVAVALINLKAGDVIPFEGEDIKILSDTKSKHKIALQKFESGDRIIMYGVLVGSANGVIEKGDVLTTENVKHQSEKVFGRTEPFTWTAPNVEKWKDRTFNGYHREDGQVGTENVWLFFPLVFCENRNIEILKDIFEKELLKHKVNPHQMLLRSLVSGSEETEVADKSADVFGNIDVKFITHPGGCGGIRQDSESLAKLLAGYVNNPNVAGATVLSLGCQNLQISIFKDALKAINPNLNKPVLIYEQQQMGTVDEMLSAIVKDSFKAITEANKAERKPAPLSKLKVGLECGGSDGFSGISANPTLGAVSDLLVALDGTAVLAEFPELCGVEQELVNRCVDDADGEKFLKLMKAYEKSVVDAGSGFDMNPSPGNIKDGLITDAMKSAGAAKKGGTSPVKDVLDYGEYITKPGLNLLCTPGNDVESTTGLVGSGANVVLFTTGLGTPTGNPIAPIIKVSSNTEMALKMSDIIDIETGAVIRGEKTIDEMAEEMLEFIIKVASGDIQTKAKLLNQNDFIPWRRGVSL; encoded by the coding sequence ATGCAAAACAAAATCATAAAAGTAAATGCAACCGATAATGTTGCCGTTGCTTTAATAAATTTAAAAGCTGGGGATGTTATTCCTTTTGAGGGAGAAGACATAAAAATTCTTTCAGATACAAAATCAAAGCATAAAATCGCTTTACAAAAATTTGAATCTGGAGATAGAATTATTATGTATGGTGTTCTTGTAGGCTCTGCAAATGGGGTTATCGAAAAGGGAGATGTTTTAACCACAGAAAATGTTAAGCATCAAAGTGAAAAGGTTTTTGGAAGAACAGAACCGTTTACTTGGACAGCGCCTAATGTTGAAAAATGGAAGGATAGAACCTTTAATGGTTACCACAGAGAAGATGGACAAGTAGGAACCGAAAATGTTTGGTTATTTTTTCCTTTAGTTTTTTGTGAAAATAGAAATATTGAGATTTTAAAAGATATTTTTGAAAAAGAGCTTTTAAAACATAAAGTAAACCCACATCAAATGTTGCTACGCTCACTTGTGAGTGGAAGTGAAGAAACTGAAGTAGCCGATAAGTCTGCAGATGTTTTTGGTAATATAGATGTAAAATTTATTACACATCCAGGTGGTTGTGGTGGTATCAGACAAGATTCAGAAAGTTTAGCAAAATTGTTGGCTGGTTATGTAAATAACCCTAACGTTGCAGGTGCTACTGTATTGAGTTTAGGTTGTCAAAACCTTCAAATTAGTATTTTTAAGGATGCCTTAAAAGCTATTAATCCTAATTTAAATAAACCTGTTTTAATATACGAGCAACAACAAATGGGCACGGTAGACGAGATGTTGTCTGCCATTGTTAAAGATTCTTTTAAAGCCATAACAGAAGCTAATAAAGCAGAACGTAAACCAGCTCCATTGTCAAAACTTAAAGTTGGTTTAGAGTGTGGTGGATCTGACGGTTTTTCTGGCATATCTGCAAATCCAACTTTAGGTGCAGTATCAGATTTATTAGTAGCTCTAGACGGTACAGCTGTTTTAGCTGAATTTCCAGAATTATGTGGTGTTGAACAAGAATTAGTAAATAGATGTGTTGATGATGCTGATGGAGAAAAGTTTTTAAAATTAATGAAAGCTTACGAAAAGTCTGTTGTTGATGCAGGTTCAGGGTTTGACATGAATCCTTCACCAGGTAACATTAAGGATGGTCTAATTACCGATGCCATGAAATCTGCTGGTGCTGCTAAAAAAGGTGGGACTTCTCCTGTTAAAGATGTATTAGATTATGGTGAGTATATTACTAAGCCAGGTTTAAATTTATTATGTACACCAGGTAATGATGTGGAAAGTACAACTGGTTTGGTTGGTTCTGGGGCTAATGTTGTATTGTTTACAACAGGTTTAGGAACTCCAACAGGAAATCCAATTGCACCAATTATTAAAGTGTCTTCAAATACAGAAATGGCACTTAAAATGTCTGATATTATAGATATTGAAACTGGGGCTGTTATTCGTGGAGAGAAAACCATTGATGAAATGGCGGAAGAGATGTTAGAATTTATAATTAAAGTTGCTAGTGGTGATATTCAAACCAAAGCAAAGCTATTAAATCAAAATGATTTTATTCCTTGGAGACGAGGTGTATCATTATAA
- the pelA gene encoding pectate lyase: MNTLKCLLLFVGLIFLTGCSSDSPVEESSNKILIKSIIINGSNIEDGTAKQLQLVILPNNASNKSVTWSVSDETIATISSTGLLTPIDNGTITVTVLANDDSAISVEKTFQISGVTGPPVLVNNIIISGNDITDGNPQQLTVEVLPAEATNKIVTWTVSEPLMADITSEGLLTPKDNGTVTITATATDGSGTSNQFIMNISGVTPVYATILKAENMLLWQRSNGGWPKEPYNNFSGYEREQTAGEISTANSTKNNTDTTIDNGHTHGEIRVLLSAYKATNNPEYLAAAERGIDFLFEMQYDNGGWPQYYPLRNNYSRHITYNDNAMGDVMYLMRDIFLKRSNLDLIDESYVAAAQTAFDKGIQVILDTQVTINGVKTAWCAQHDAITLLPVDARDYELASNSGSESVKVVELLMSLDNPSSEVIDAVNSAVAWFESVKIVDYALQTIGGDKVLVASPGNVMWGRFYTLGDYTGHKYEALFNTFGPNEPFFCSRVADTEGGGPRKTIAEISYERRNGYSWYGDWPARLIGSDYTNWKNKNGI; this comes from the coding sequence ATGAACACACTTAAATGTTTACTGCTATTTGTTGGTCTAATTTTTTTAACAGGCTGTAGTAGCGATAGCCCTGTAGAAGAATCTTCTAATAAAATTCTAATAAAAAGTATTATAATTAATGGTAGTAATATTGAAGATGGTACAGCCAAACAATTACAACTGGTTATATTACCAAATAATGCATCAAATAAATCTGTAACATGGAGTGTTTCAGATGAAACAATAGCCACAATTTCGTCAACAGGATTATTAACACCTATTGATAACGGAACAATAACTGTAACTGTGTTAGCGAATGATGACTCTGCAATTTCGGTAGAGAAGACTTTTCAAATTTCAGGAGTAACAGGACCACCTGTACTTGTTAATAATATAATAATCTCTGGTAACGATATTACCGATGGAAATCCTCAACAATTAACGGTAGAAGTATTGCCAGCCGAAGCCACTAACAAAATTGTTACTTGGACCGTATCTGAACCTCTTATGGCTGATATTACAAGTGAAGGACTCCTTACTCCAAAAGATAACGGTACAGTTACAATTACTGCAACTGCAACTGATGGGAGTGGAACAAGTAATCAGTTCATAATGAATATTTCTGGAGTAACTCCAGTATATGCGACTATTTTAAAAGCAGAAAACATGTTATTATGGCAACGTAGTAATGGAGGTTGGCCAAAAGAACCTTATAATAATTTTTCAGGGTATGAGAGAGAGCAGACTGCTGGTGAGATATCAACAGCGAATAGCACTAAAAATAATACAGATACTACAATTGATAATGGTCATACACACGGAGAAATAAGAGTTTTGTTAAGCGCATATAAAGCAACTAATAATCCTGAATATTTGGCCGCAGCGGAAAGAGGTATAGATTTCTTATTTGAAATGCAATACGATAACGGAGGTTGGCCTCAGTATTATCCGTTACGGAATAACTATAGTCGTCATATAACCTATAATGATAATGCCATGGGCGATGTAATGTACTTAATGAGAGATATTTTCTTAAAAAGGAGTAATTTAGATCTTATAGACGAAAGTTATGTGGCTGCAGCGCAAACTGCATTTGATAAAGGTATTCAAGTTATTTTGGACACTCAAGTTACAATTAACGGTGTAAAAACAGCGTGGTGTGCTCAACATGATGCTATAACTTTATTACCAGTAGATGCAAGGGATTATGAATTAGCCTCTAATAGTGGGTCAGAATCGGTAAAAGTGGTGGAGTTATTAATGTCTTTAGATAATCCTTCATCAGAAGTGATTGATGCTGTTAATAGTGCTGTAGCTTGGTTTGAATCGGTTAAAATAGTTGATTATGCGTTACAAACTATAGGTGGTGATAAAGTATTGGTAGCATCTCCAGGAAATGTGATGTGGGGAAGGTTTTACACTTTAGGTGACTACACAGGTCATAAATATGAGGCATTATTTAACACATTTGGGCCTAATGAGCCATTTTTCTGTAGCAGAGTTGCAGATACCGAGGGGGGTGGTCCAAGAAAAACGATTGCGGAGATCTCATACGAAAGAAGAAATGGATATTCTTGGTATGGTGACTGGCCTGCTAGATTAATAGGTTCTGATTATACTAATTGGAAAAATAAAAATGGTATTTAA